The proteins below come from a single Brevundimonas sp. LM2 genomic window:
- the rpsA gene encoding 30S ribosomal protein S1 — translation MSDTLNPTRDDFSALLDEQLQGRDLGEGQVVHGRVVGIEKDIIIIDVGLKTEGRIPAREFGIGEGSVIPKVGDNVEVYLERVENALGEAVISRDKARREEAWTRLEVVFAEGVPVNGAIVGRVKGGFTVDLGGASAFLPGSQVDIRPVRDVGPLMGKEQPFQILKMDRPRGNIVVSRRAILEEARAEQRTELVGQLQEGEVRDGVVKNITDYGAFVDLGGIDGLLHVTDMSWKRVSHPSQVLAVGDTVQVQIVKINPDTQRISLGMKQLQSDPWDGVEAKYPPGAKYTGRITNITDYGAFVELEAGVEGLVHVSEMSWTKKNVHPGKIVSTSQEVDVVVLDVDASKRRISLGLKQAQDNPWDAFVAANPIGSTVEGEVKNATEFGLFIGLDNDIDGMVHLSDLDWSVSGEEAIQRYRKGEMVKAKVLDVDVEKERVSLGIKQLGGDPVGDGELYKKGQTVTLTVTSIESGGIEVKFGEDDAPVTSFVRKSDISRDRNEQRPERYAVGDRVDAQITGIDKATRRVSVSIKALEMADEKEAIDQFGSSDSGASLGDILGAALREKAKQD, via the coding sequence ATGTCTGATACCCTGAACCCCACGCGCGACGACTTTTCGGCGCTGCTCGACGAACAACTGCAAGGCCGCGATCTCGGCGAAGGCCAGGTCGTTCACGGCCGCGTCGTCGGCATCGAAAAAGACATCATCATCATCGACGTCGGTCTGAAGACCGAAGGCCGTATCCCGGCCCGCGAGTTCGGCATCGGCGAAGGCTCGGTGATCCCCAAGGTCGGCGACAACGTCGAGGTCTACCTCGAGCGCGTCGAGAACGCCCTGGGTGAAGCCGTCATCAGCCGCGACAAGGCCCGTCGCGAAGAAGCCTGGACCCGTCTGGAAGTCGTCTTCGCCGAGGGCGTGCCGGTCAATGGCGCCATCGTCGGTCGCGTCAAGGGCGGCTTCACCGTCGACCTCGGCGGCGCCTCGGCCTTCCTGCCCGGCTCGCAGGTCGACATCCGCCCGGTGCGCGACGTCGGCCCGCTGATGGGCAAGGAACAGCCGTTCCAGATCCTCAAGATGGACCGCCCGCGCGGCAACATCGTCGTCTCGCGTCGTGCGATCCTGGAAGAAGCCCGCGCCGAACAGCGCACGGAGCTGGTCGGCCAGCTGCAAGAGGGTGAAGTCCGCGACGGCGTCGTCAAGAACATCACCGACTACGGCGCGTTCGTGGACCTCGGCGGCATCGACGGCCTGCTGCACGTCACCGACATGTCGTGGAAGCGCGTCTCCCACCCGTCGCAGGTGCTCGCCGTCGGCGACACCGTCCAGGTCCAGATCGTCAAGATCAACCCGGACACCCAGCGCATCAGCCTGGGCATGAAACAGCTGCAGTCCGATCCGTGGGACGGCGTCGAAGCCAAATACCCGCCCGGCGCGAAATACACCGGCCGCATCACCAACATCACCGACTACGGCGCGTTCGTTGAGCTGGAAGCCGGCGTTGAAGGCTTGGTCCACGTCTCGGAAATGTCCTGGACCAAGAAGAACGTCCACCCCGGCAAGATCGTCTCGACCTCGCAGGAAGTCGACGTCGTGGTCCTGGATGTCGACGCCTCCAAGCGCCGCATCTCGCTGGGCCTGAAACAGGCCCAGGACAATCCGTGGGATGCGTTCGTCGCCGCCAACCCGATCGGCTCGACCGTCGAGGGCGAGGTCAAGAACGCCACCGAGTTCGGCTTGTTCATCGGCCTGGACAACGACATCGACGGCATGGTGCACCTGTCCGACCTCGACTGGTCGGTCTCGGGTGAGGAAGCCATCCAGCGCTACCGCAAGGGCGAGATGGTCAAGGCCAAGGTCCTGGACGTCGACGTCGAGAAGGAACGCGTCTCGCTCGGCATCAAGCAGCTGGGCGGCGATCCCGTCGGCGACGGCGAGCTCTACAAGAAGGGCCAGACCGTCACCCTGACCGTCACGTCCATCGAGTCGGGCGGCATCGAGGTCAAGTTCGGCGAAGACGACGCGCCGGTCACCAGCTTCGTGCGCAAGTCGGACATCAGCCGCGACCGCAACGAGCAGCGCCCCGAGCGTTATGCCGTCGGCGATCGCGTCGACGCCCAGATCACGGGCATCGACAAGGCCACGCGCCGCGTCTCGGTCTCGATCAAGGCGCTTGAAATGGCCGACGAGAAGGAAGCCATCGACCAGTTCGGCTCCTCCGACTCGGGCGCTTCGCTGGGTGACATCCTCGGCGCGGCCCTGCGGGAAAAAGCCAAGCAGGACTGA
- a CDS encoding peptide MFS transporter, translating to MTDGGGAVAPQKQFLGHPRGLVILFFTEMWERFSFYGMRALLVLYLTQHFLFGSSEAQGIYAAYAALVYLMPVLGGAIADRFLGSRKAVTIGALLLVAGHGMMAFEGSGGRETIQYQGQSYAIQVEGRDTDRQLFALVGDQRLPIQVTPEGIRVSDLPTTAESAASAAAASSLGTVPAVETVTDPEAAAVPADGPVSAAATAPETVVDRANAAAATATDNAARAGLPALIAPGAYTIDKSVDLAGQSVLFFALALIVVGVGFLKPNISTVVGSLYEQGDPRRDSGFTIFYVGINLGSFLASAVCAWLGIEYGWKYGFGLAGIGMLAGLITFWVGQSWLGNRADPPASAQLDKKTFGVPREAWIYILGILAVIPMWLIVQQHDAVEASLLYLVPTIFAGLLLYSVVFIRGDGRWRMLVAIILTMFSVLFWTLFEQAGSSLTLFADQSTEMPAGFNAAMTQVFNPGTIIVFGPILAGLWLWLGKKGLEPNVPVKFGLGLVSVGAGFLLLVWAANTQADALFKVPLIWLFLAYFLHSIGELLVSPVGLSMITKLSVPKMVGMMMGAWFMASALAHIVAGIIAKSTSTETVGGVVTNPALALETYSRVFQEIGIWGVAIGGILLLLSPGLKWMMRGVK from the coding sequence GTGACGGATGGCGGAGGCGCGGTGGCGCCCCAGAAGCAGTTCCTGGGGCACCCGCGCGGATTGGTGATCCTGTTCTTCACCGAGATGTGGGAACGGTTCTCCTTCTACGGCATGCGGGCCCTGCTGGTCCTGTATCTGACCCAGCATTTCCTGTTCGGCTCGTCCGAGGCGCAGGGCATCTACGCCGCCTACGCCGCCCTGGTCTATCTGATGCCGGTCCTGGGCGGGGCCATCGCCGACCGCTTCCTGGGCTCGCGCAAGGCCGTCACCATCGGGGCCCTGCTGCTGGTCGCCGGTCACGGCATGATGGCCTTCGAGGGCTCGGGCGGTCGCGAGACCATCCAGTATCAGGGCCAGTCCTACGCCATTCAGGTCGAGGGTCGCGATACCGACCGCCAGCTGTTCGCCCTCGTCGGCGACCAGCGCTTGCCCATCCAGGTCACGCCGGAGGGCATCCGGGTCTCCGACCTGCCGACGACGGCCGAAAGCGCCGCCTCGGCGGCCGCCGCCTCGTCGCTGGGCACCGTGCCCGCCGTCGAGACGGTGACGGATCCCGAAGCCGCCGCCGTTCCCGCCGACGGGCCCGTCTCGGCCGCGGCCACGGCTCCCGAGACCGTCGTCGACCGGGCCAATGCCGCCGCCGCCACCGCGACCGACAACGCCGCCCGGGCCGGGCTTCCCGCCCTGATCGCGCCGGGGGCCTACACCATCGACAAGTCCGTCGATCTGGCCGGCCAGTCGGTTCTGTTCTTCGCCCTGGCCCTGATCGTCGTCGGCGTGGGCTTCCTCAAGCCCAACATCTCCACGGTGGTGGGTTCGCTCTATGAGCAGGGCGATCCGCGCCGCGATTCCGGCTTCACCATCTTCTACGTCGGCATCAATCTGGGGTCGTTCCTGGCCTCGGCGGTCTGCGCCTGGCTGGGGATCGAATACGGCTGGAAATACGGCTTCGGCCTGGCCGGCATCGGCATGCTGGCGGGTCTGATCACCTTCTGGGTCGGTCAGAGCTGGCTCGGCAACCGGGCGGATCCGCCCGCCAGCGCCCAGCTGGACAAGAAGACCTTCGGTGTCCCGCGCGAGGCCTGGATCTACATCCTCGGCATCCTCGCGGTCATTCCGATGTGGCTGATCGTCCAGCAGCATGACGCCGTCGAGGCCTCGCTGCTGTATCTGGTGCCGACCATCTTCGCGGGCCTGCTGCTGTATTCGGTGGTCTTCATCCGGGGCGACGGTCGCTGGCGCATGCTGGTGGCGATCATCCTGACCATGTTCTCGGTCCTGTTCTGGACCCTGTTCGAACAGGCGGGCTCCAGCCTGACGCTGTTCGCGGACCAGTCGACCGAGATGCCGGCCGGCTTCAACGCCGCCATGACCCAGGTCTTCAACCCCGGCACCATCATCGTCTTCGGCCCGATCCTGGCCGGGCTGTGGCTGTGGCTGGGCAAGAAGGGGCTGGAGCCGAACGTCCCGGTCAAGTTCGGCCTGGGCCTGGTCTCGGTCGGGGCCGGCTTCCTGCTGCTGGTCTGGGCCGCCAATACCCAGGCCGACGCCCTGTTCAAAGTGCCGCTGATCTGGCTGTTCCTGGCCTATTTCCTGCACTCGATCGGCGAGCTTCTGGTGTCTCCGGTCGGCCTGTCCATGATCACCAAACTGTCGGTGCCCAAGATGGTCGGGATGATGATGGGGGCCTGGTTCATGGCCTCGGCCCTGGCCCACATCGTCGCCGGCATCATCGCCAAGTCGACCTCGACCGAGACGGTCGGGGGCGTGGTCACCAATCCGGCCCTGGCCCTGGAAACCTATTCCCGGGTGTTCCAGGAGATCGGCATCTGGGGCGTGGCGATCGGCGGCATTCTGCTGCTGCTCTCGCCGGGCCTCAAATGGATGATGCGCGGCGTCAAATAG
- a CDS encoding Hsp20 family protein: MTARPVLFDSPFLLGFDQTRALIDRAAKAAAESYPPYNVEQLGETAVRISLAVAGFSPDDLSITLEGRQLTIAGKREPGPDQAFLHRGIAARGFVRTFVLADGLEVEGARLEHGLLHVDLKRPEQAQTVRRIPISLG, encoded by the coding sequence ATGACCGCCCGCCCCGTGCTGTTCGACAGCCCCTTCCTGCTCGGCTTTGACCAGACGCGCGCCCTGATCGACCGGGCCGCCAAGGCGGCGGCCGAGAGCTATCCGCCCTACAATGTCGAACAGCTGGGCGAGACGGCCGTGCGGATCTCGCTGGCCGTGGCCGGCTTTTCGCCGGACGATCTGAGCATCACCCTGGAAGGCCGCCAGCTGACGATCGCCGGCAAGCGCGAGCCGGGGCCGGATCAGGCCTTTCTGCATCGCGGCATCGCGGCCCGCGGTTTCGTGCGCACCTTCGTTCTGGCCGATGGCCTGGAAGTCGAAGGGGCCCGGCTCGAACATGGCCTGCTGCATGTCGACCTGAAACGGCCCGAACAGGCCCAGACGGTCCGGCGTATTCCGATCTCCCTGGGCTGA
- the mscL gene encoding large-conductance mechanosensitive channel protein MscL, with the protein MALVAEFKEFIARGNVIDLAVGVIIGAAFSKIVTSLVEQVVMPPIGLLLGGVDFSDLRWVLRGEDAATEAVEEVAIQYGAFLNTVIQFLIVAFVIFLMVKVINRLKRAEAAAPPAPHAPTPTEVLLAEIRDELKARPRV; encoded by the coding sequence ATGGCCCTGGTCGCCGAGTTCAAGGAATTCATCGCCCGCGGCAACGTCATCGACCTGGCCGTCGGCGTCATCATCGGGGCGGCCTTCAGCAAGATCGTCACCAGCCTGGTCGAACAGGTGGTGATGCCGCCCATCGGCCTGCTGCTGGGCGGGGTGGACTTCTCGGACCTGCGCTGGGTGCTGCGTGGCGAGGACGCGGCGACGGAAGCCGTCGAGGAGGTCGCGATCCAGTACGGGGCCTTCCTCAACACCGTCATCCAGTTCCTGATCGTGGCCTTCGTCATCTTCCTCATGGTGAAGGTGATCAACCGGCTCAAGCGGGCCGAGGCGGCGGCCCCGCCCGCACCCCATGCCCCGACGCCGACCGAGGTCCTGCTGGCCGAGATCCGCGACGAACTGAAGGCGCGGCCCAGGGTCTAG
- a CDS encoding d(CMP) kinase — protein MTTPFIIAVDGPAASGKGTIASRLAAHYGLPFLDTGLLYRAVGLDVLTGGGDLGDPVAAEAAARALDSDRLSDDPALTSGDAGEAASRVAGHPGVRAALLDLQQAFARQPGGGVLDGRDIGTVIAPEAPAKLFVTATPETRARRRWLQLSGRGDPITFEAMLADIQRRDERDAGRGSAPMVQAADAVLLDTTDMDIESAFDAARRIVEAARARHGF, from the coding sequence ATGACCACGCCTTTCATCATCGCCGTCGACGGACCCGCCGCCTCGGGCAAGGGCACAATCGCCTCGCGCCTGGCCGCCCACTACGGCCTGCCGTTTCTGGACACCGGCCTGCTGTACCGCGCCGTCGGTCTCGACGTCCTGACGGGCGGCGGGGATCTCGGCGACCCGGTGGCGGCCGAGGCCGCGGCCCGCGCGCTGGATTCCGATCGCCTGTCCGACGACCCGGCCCTGACCAGCGGTGACGCCGGCGAGGCGGCCAGTCGCGTGGCCGGCCATCCCGGCGTCCGCGCCGCCCTGCTGGACCTGCAGCAGGCCTTCGCCCGCCAGCCGGGCGGCGGGGTCCTGGACGGCCGCGACATCGGCACCGTCATCGCCCCCGAGGCCCCCGCCAAGCTGTTCGTCACGGCCACGCCCGAGACCCGCGCCCGGCGCCGCTGGCTGCAGCTGTCGGGCCGCGGCGACCCCATCACCTTCGAGGCCATGCTGGCCGACATCCAGCGCCGCGACGAGCGCGACGCCGGTCGCGGTTCCGCCCCCATGGTCCAGGCCGCCGACGCGGTCTTGCTGGACACGACCGATATGGATATAGAGAGCGCCTTCGATGCGGCCCGCCGTATCGTCGAGGCGGCGCGCGCGAGACACGGCTTCTAA
- a CDS encoding NAD(P)-dependent alcohol dehydrogenase, producing the protein MKRWIVKGGATSLDQLVLEEVAIPGPGVGQVRVKVHAVSLNRRDLLLVTGAYGVAPSDFVAVSDGAGEVDAVGPDVTEWAIGDRVTGNYYPSWADGPPAPDQGWGLGSPGQDGMLAEYVILDARRLTAAPETLSFEEAACLPCAGLTAWTALHGNRPYTNRISQGDKVLVTGTGSVSVLALLLAKAAGADVVATTGSDSKIESIKALGAGDVIHYGTDANWGERAAEGVGGFNRVVNAAGSASLDQCIVALAPGGEIALMGLFEHAEAAPNFVLLMMKGGSIRGISVGSAMAYRDLVDFVDRHGIKPPIARRFTFSEAREAYQALETSSDLGKIVIMVAGRVPQP; encoded by the coding sequence ATGAAACGTTGGATCGTCAAAGGAGGAGCGACCTCGCTCGATCAGCTCGTTCTGGAAGAGGTCGCCATTCCAGGCCCCGGCGTGGGCCAGGTGCGGGTCAAGGTTCACGCCGTCTCGCTCAATCGGCGCGATCTCCTTCTCGTAACCGGGGCATATGGCGTAGCCCCTTCCGACTTCGTCGCCGTGTCTGACGGCGCCGGCGAAGTTGACGCCGTGGGACCGGACGTGACCGAATGGGCTATCGGCGACAGGGTCACGGGCAACTACTACCCGTCCTGGGCGGATGGCCCCCCTGCGCCCGATCAGGGTTGGGGCCTCGGATCGCCGGGTCAGGACGGGATGCTGGCCGAATATGTCATTCTGGACGCTCGGAGGCTCACCGCCGCACCCGAAACCCTGTCGTTCGAGGAGGCGGCGTGTCTGCCGTGTGCGGGTCTCACGGCCTGGACCGCGCTTCACGGTAACCGTCCCTATACGAACAGGATCAGCCAGGGCGACAAGGTGCTGGTCACCGGTACCGGCTCCGTCTCCGTATTGGCCCTGCTGCTGGCCAAGGCCGCGGGCGCGGACGTCGTTGCGACCACGGGGTCCGACTCGAAGATCGAAAGCATCAAGGCCCTCGGAGCTGGCGATGTCATCCACTACGGCACAGACGCCAACTGGGGTGAACGGGCGGCCGAGGGTGTGGGCGGGTTCAACCGGGTCGTGAACGCCGCCGGCAGCGCATCGCTGGACCAGTGCATCGTCGCCCTTGCCCCCGGGGGCGAGATCGCCCTGATGGGCCTGTTCGAACACGCCGAGGCCGCGCCGAACTTCGTCCTTCTGATGATGAAGGGCGGATCGATCCGGGGGATCTCGGTCGGCAGCGCCATGGCGTATCGCGACCTCGTCGATTTCGTCGACAGGCATGGGATCAAGCCCCCGATCGCACGGAGGTTCACCTTCTCCGAGGCCCGCGAGGCCTACCAGGCGTTGGAGACCAGCAGCGATCTGGGCAAGATCGTCATCATGGTCGCCGGCCGAGTTCCGCAGCCTTAA
- the aroA gene encoding 3-phosphoshikimate 1-carboxyvinyltransferase, giving the protein MTHAAHLTARPGAALHGTVRAPGDKSMSHRALILGAMASGVTEIEGLLEGEDVLATARAAEAFGARVERRGGGRWRVTGQGGLRAPAGVIDCGNAGTGVRLLMGAAAGYAMSATFDGDASLRGRPMGRVTDHLTRMGATFDWSGQPGLLPATLTGGALHAIDHVQTVASAQVKSAILLAGLNATGVTSVTEPEKSRDHTERMLRAFGATIDVEAAGQGWIIRLQGGQPLTGTAVAVPGDPSSAAFPLAAGLIVPGSEVTVEGVMLNPLRTGLFDTWIEMGADLTITNRRVAGGEDVGDITARHSALRGVVVPETRAASMIDEYPILAATAAFAEGQTVMRGVGEMRVKESDRIRLMVDGLRACGVAVEEEPDGFLVTGGPVPGGATVHTAHDHRIAMSHLVLGLAAAAPVTVDEPDMIATSFPGFVGMMRGLGGDLK; this is encoded by the coding sequence GTGACCCACGCAGCCCATCTGACTGCGCGACCGGGCGCGGCCCTGCACGGCACGGTGCGGGCGCCGGGCGACAAGTCGATGTCCCACCGCGCCCTGATCCTGGGGGCCATGGCGTCCGGCGTGACCGAGATCGAGGGCCTGCTGGAAGGCGAGGATGTCCTCGCCACCGCCCGGGCGGCCGAGGCCTTCGGGGCCCGGGTCGAGCGGCGGGGCGGCGGGCGCTGGCGGGTCACGGGGCAGGGCGGTCTGCGTGCCCCGGCCGGCGTGATCGACTGCGGCAACGCCGGCACCGGGGTGCGGCTGCTGATGGGCGCGGCGGCGGGCTATGCCATGTCAGCCACCTTCGATGGAGACGCCTCCCTGCGCGGCCGCCCGATGGGCCGGGTCACCGACCACCTGACCCGCATGGGGGCCACCTTCGACTGGAGCGGCCAGCCGGGCCTGCTGCCCGCGACCCTGACCGGCGGGGCGCTCCACGCCATCGACCATGTCCAGACCGTCGCCTCGGCCCAGGTCAAGTCGGCCATCCTGCTGGCCGGGCTGAACGCCACCGGCGTCACCTCCGTGACCGAGCCAGAGAAGAGCCGCGACCACACCGAGCGGATGCTGCGGGCCTTCGGCGCGACGATCGACGTCGAAGCCGCCGGGCAGGGCTGGATCATCCGCCTGCAGGGCGGCCAGCCCCTGACCGGGACCGCCGTCGCCGTCCCCGGCGACCCGTCCTCCGCCGCCTTCCCACTCGCCGCCGGCCTGATCGTCCCCGGGTCCGAAGTCACGGTCGAGGGCGTCATGCTGAACCCGCTCCGCACTGGCCTGTTCGACACCTGGATCGAGATGGGCGCCGACCTGACCATCACCAACCGCCGCGTCGCGGGCGGTGAGGACGTCGGCGACATCACGGCCCGCCATTCCGCGCTGCGCGGCGTCGTCGTGCCCGAGACCCGCGCCGCCTCCATGATCGACGAATATCCAATCCTCGCCGCCACCGCCGCCTTCGCCGAGGGCCAGACCGTCATGCGCGGCGTGGGCGAGATGCGGGTCAAGGAAAGCGACCGTATCCGCCTGATGGTCGACGGCCTGCGCGCCTGCGGCGTGGCGGTCGAGGAGGAGCCGGACGGGTTCCTCGTCACCGGCGGGCCGGTCCCGGGCGGGGCCACCGTCCACACCGCCCACGATCACCGCATCGCCATGAGCCATCTGGTGCTCGGCCTGGCCGCCGCCGCGCCTGTGACGGTGGACGAGCCCGACATGATCGCCACCAGCTTCCCGGGCTTCGTCGGGATGATGCGCGGCCTGGGCGGGGACCTAAAGTGA
- a CDS encoding integration host factor subunit beta — MIKSELIEKLAAENTHLTHAEVERVVNVVLGRMTEAMADGGRVELRGFGAFSVRSRPARAGRNPRTGETVDVPAKAVPFFKSGKELRERLNASGDA; from the coding sequence ATGATCAAGTCTGAGCTGATCGAGAAGCTTGCGGCTGAGAACACCCATCTCACCCATGCCGAGGTCGAGCGCGTCGTGAACGTGGTGCTCGGCCGCATGACCGAGGCCATGGCCGACGGCGGTCGCGTCGAACTGCGCGGCTTCGGCGCCTTTTCGGTCCGCTCCCGCCCGGCCCGCGCGGGCCGCAATCCGCGCACCGGCGAGACCGTGGACGTGCCCGCCAAGGCCGTGCCCTTCTTCAAGAGCGGCAAGGAGCTTCGCGAACGCCTGAACGCCAGCGGCGACGCCTGA
- a CDS encoding DUF559 domain-containing protein gives MLKPSDRTRSNARKGRSDPTLPEAVFWKLLRDRRLDGLKFRRQLPLGPYIADFACPSIRLILELDGGVHVLRTQRDAVRDAWLTANGWTVLRFANEAVLRNPALLFEAVRDHAVRHPQS, from the coding sequence ATGCTCAAGCCGTCCGATCGAACACGATCCAATGCCCGCAAAGGACGCAGCGATCCGACCTTGCCCGAGGCGGTGTTCTGGAAGCTTCTGCGCGATCGCAGGCTGGACGGTCTCAAGTTCCGCAGGCAGCTGCCGCTCGGTCCCTATATCGCCGACTTCGCCTGCCCATCCATCCGATTGATCCTGGAACTGGACGGGGGCGTCCATGTGCTGCGGACGCAGAGGGATGCCGTGCGTGATGCCTGGCTGACGGCGAACGGTTGGACGGTCCTCAGGTTCGCCAACGAAGCCGTGCTGAGAAACCCCGCGCTCCTGTTTGAGGCGGTGCGGGATCATGCAGTGCGTCACCCGCAAAGCTGA
- a CDS encoding Rrf2 family transcriptional regulator: protein MIDLRFPTALQMVLSLAVARETGSRCTSAELALGLGANPVLVRKLLTPLARDGIVMATLGKNGGVRLGRAPDAITLGEIYASVVEDKRLFATRPNVPDVCVVSRNIETFFTAVSDTIEKDALASLSRITVAQGLSEIRRMEGQG from the coding sequence ATGATTGATCTTCGATTCCCCACCGCGCTGCAGATGGTTCTGTCCCTCGCCGTGGCCCGCGAGACGGGGAGCCGCTGCACCAGCGCGGAGCTGGCCCTCGGCCTTGGCGCGAATCCGGTCCTCGTGCGCAAACTGCTGACACCGCTCGCGCGCGACGGCATCGTCATGGCGACCTTGGGCAAGAACGGGGGCGTGCGATTGGGGCGGGCGCCAGACGCCATTACCCTGGGCGAAATCTATGCCTCGGTCGTGGAGGACAAACGCCTGTTCGCCACTCGACCGAACGTGCCGGACGTCTGTGTCGTGAGCCGCAACATCGAGACCTTCTTCACCGCGGTTTCCGACACCATAGAGAAAGACGCCCTCGCTTCTCTGTCACGGATCACGGTGGCCCAAGGTCTCTCGGAAATCCGCAGGATGGAGGGGCAGGGGTGA
- a CDS encoding TIGR02300 family protein, with product MADPKLGAKQVCPNCQAKFYDLSRRPAHCPKCDTEFDPEEAIKLRSRRGRPGGYAADDAEDQVVEKKATDDEDEEEEVVTPEIDQEGHEPILTPDDEDDTTADPSEESGMGTTEGDDDVLPDDDDDDDSVPFIEDEDDDAFDGDVVKGGKDDDL from the coding sequence GTGGCCGATCCCAAACTTGGCGCCAAGCAGGTCTGTCCGAACTGCCAGGCCAAATTCTACGACCTCTCGCGCCGTCCGGCGCACTGCCCCAAATGCGACACCGAGTTCGATCCCGAAGAGGCGATCAAGCTGCGCAGCCGTCGCGGCCGTCCGGGCGGCTATGCCGCCGACGACGCCGAGGATCAGGTCGTCGAGAAGAAGGCCACCGACGATGAGGACGAGGAAGAGGAGGTCGTCACGCCCGAGATCGATCAGGAAGGCCATGAGCCGATCCTGACGCCGGACGACGAGGACGACACGACGGCCGATCCGTCCGAGGAGTCCGGCATGGGCACCACGGAAGGCGATGACGACGTCCTGCCCGACGACGACGACGACGATGACTCCGTGCCCTTCATCGAGGACGAGGACGATGACGCCTTCGACGGCGATGTGGTCAAGGGCGGCAAGGACGACGATCTGTAG